From a region of the Helicobacter hepaticus ATCC 51449 genome:
- a CDS encoding DUF2972 domain-containing protein, with amino-acid sequence MSEIVGEKTFDTIKRLSKELGFPAPIEEEKEKFATQRAIEYLNFLPITLQIETLQRNICLCIQDNAYKTNYLNITPLLFNKQDCFYERIIICTTKEDWDILKKQDIKMLEEVKAYLLRLISRLQQQKEIENKKKLSESQVLEYLREHTYLRIKFKQILDEHLAYIKQERPDIVASWKYYQEFERMCGEMVSKGGLEPPTSGL; translated from the coding sequence ATGTCTGAAATTGTAGGAGAAAAAACATTTGATACGATAAAAAGATTATCTAAAGAGTTAGGATTCCCTGCACCAATAGAGGAAGAAAAGGAGAAATTTGCAACACAAAGAGCCATAGAATATCTAAATTTTTTGCCAATTACGCTTCAAATTGAGACATTACAAAGAAACATTTGCCTTTGCATTCAAGACAATGCTTACAAAACAAATTACCTTAATATTACACCCTTGCTTTTTAATAAACAAGATTGCTTTTATGAAAGAATTATTATCTGCACAACAAAAGAAGATTGGGATATTTTAAAAAAACAAGATATAAAAATGCTAGAGGAAGTCAAAGCTTATTTATTACGCCTCATTTCAAGACTACAGCAACAAAAAGAAATAGAAAATAAAAAGAAGCTTAGTGAATCCCAAGTGTTGGAATATTTGAGAGAACATACATACTTAAGAATAAAGTTTAAACAAATCTTAGATGAACATTTGGCTTATATTAAACAAGAACGCCCCGACATCGTTGCTTCGTGGAAATATTATCAAGAGTTTGAAAGAATGTGTGGGGAAATGGTGTCAAAGGGGGGACTTGAACCCCCGACCTCCGGCTTATGA